From the Musa acuminata AAA Group cultivar baxijiao chromosome BXJ3-7, Cavendish_Baxijiao_AAA, whole genome shotgun sequence genome, one window contains:
- the LOC103991163 gene encoding uncharacterized protein LOC103991163 gives MASVPKPMHHGMRLFELLEEQQEPFLLDVYLLEHGYSDRAVKTDAAAFMCWPAGACRRLRRLSTHGFKRKRAGFLRCLLNKVVCSRKAWRWDAAATGNGRWRLFGSFFEMKGKDDAADFRRLSCSGGTDGAEPDREEQWRAFCSSNQLSPVSVLELHSDEVGDEDPSISSFSSSKETKEAPWMGFEEQLHSNRHDPRQANYSECHFFEPHYFLVDCRKEAQGKLSTSRGCSSPEIIQEEISSWEDQRGGSGNISRLIDFDFSKSREEWSHFQHEIGEVGIEMEHIIFDEIREETVLDVLHCHCALARC, from the exons ATGGCTTCTGTTCCCAAGCCTATGCATCACGGTATGAGGCTCTTTGAGCTGTTGGAAGAGCAACAAGAGCCTTTTCTGCTGGATGTGTACCTTTTGGAGCATGGATACTCGGATAGAGCAGTGAAGACCGATGCTGCTGCGTTCATGTGCTGGCCTGCTGGTGCTTGTAGGAGGCTAAGAAGGCTTAGCACCCATGGGTTCAAGAGGAAGAGAGCTGGGTTTCTCAGGTGTCTGCTTAACAAAGTTGTCTGCAGCAGAAAAGCTTGGAGATGGGATGCTGCAGCTACCGGCAATGGAAGATGGAGACTCTTTGGATCGTTCTTTGAGATGAAAGGCAAAGACGACGCAGCGGACTTCCGCCGGTTATCGTGTTCCGGTGGCACCGACGGAGCTGAACCGGACAGGGAGGAACAGTGGAGAGCTTTCTGCTCCTCCAATCAGCTTAGTCCTGTGTCAGTCCTGGAGCTGCATTCTGACGAAG TTGGGGATGAGGACCCATCGATCTCAAGCTTTAGTTCTTCGAAGGAGACAAAGGAAGCTCCATGGATGGGCTTCGAAGAGCAGCTCCACTCTAATCGCCATGACCCTCGACAGGCCAACTACTCAGAATGCCACTTCTTTGAACCACACTATTTTCTAGTAGACTGCCGCAAAGAGGCACAAGGAAAGCTTTCGACTTCTCGTGGATGCTCAAGTCCGGAGATCATTCAGGAGGAGATCTCGTCATGGGAGGATCAGAGAGGTGGTTCGGGCAACATATCCCGGTTGATTGATTTCGACTTCTCCAAGTCCAGGGAGGAGTGGAGCCATTTCCAGCATGAGATAGGAGAGGTTGGGATCGAGATGGAACACATCATCTTTGACGAGATCAGAGAAGAAACTGTACTTGATGTTCTACATTGTCACTGTGCACTGGCAAGGTGTTGA